The following are encoded together in the Humulus lupulus chromosome 5, drHumLupu1.1, whole genome shotgun sequence genome:
- the LOC133778091 gene encoding RGG repeats nuclear RNA binding protein A, producing the protein MATANPFDLLGDDDNDDLSQLIQKLPVPADTKKPIAPASQPAKPAKLPSKPLPPSQAVKESRNEVGRGGGRGGGRGYGRGRGGAGGFNRDSNENSFGNNGFSGGYSRPSEEGEGKTSERRGYGAPRGSFRGGRRGGFSNGEAGEGERPRRSYERRSGTGRGNELKREGAGRGNWGTSTDEIAPEAEEPVAETEKNVDAEKPLGEEETPDANKESPVAEPEEKEPEDKEMTLEEYEKVLEEKRKALIALRTEERKVDLKEFESMQQISSKKENHDIFIKLGSEKDKRKEAAEKEEKAKKSLTINEFLKPAEGERFYSGGRGRGRGRGSRGGYGGGYAPSNVAAPSIEDPGQFPTLGGK; encoded by the exons ATGGCAACCGCGAACCCTTTTGACCTTTTGGGTGATGATGATAACGATGACCTCTCTCAACTCATACAGAAGCTTCCTGTTCCCGCTGACACCAAGAAGCCCATCGCTCCGGCTTCTCAGCCAGCTAAGCCTGCCAAGCTTCCCTCCAAGCCACTTCCTCCTTCCCAAGCTG TGAAGGAGTCTAGGAATGAAGTTGGCCGTGGAGGTGGACGTGGTGGGGGACGTGGCTATGGACGGGGACGTGGTGGTGCTGGTGGTTTCAATCGGGATTCTAATGAGAATTCCTTTGGCAACAATGGGTTTTCTGGAGGGTACAGTAGACCATCTGAAGAGGGAGAAGGGAAGACCTCTGAAAGGCGTGGCTATGGTGCTCCTCGCGGTTCATTCCGTGGTGGACGCCGTGGTGGTTTTAGCAATGGTGAGGCTGGTGAAGGAGAACGTCCTCGAAGATCTTATGAACGTCGCAGTGGTACTGGACGTGG AAACGAGCTTAAGCGAGAAGGTGCTGGTCGTGGGAATTGGGGAACATCCACAGATGAAATTGCTCC TGAGGCTGAAGAGCCTGTTGCTGAAACTGAGAAAAATGTTGATGCTGAGAAGCCATTGGGAGAGGAGGAAACTCCCGATGCCAACAAGGAAAGTCCTGTGGCTGAGCCAGAAGAGAAGGAGCCTGAGGACAAG GAAATGACTCTGGAAGAGTATGAGAAGGTGCTTGAGGAGAAGAGAAAGGCTCTGATTGCTTTGAGGACAGAGGAAAGGAAGGTTGAtttaaaagagtttgaatccatgcagCAGATCTCAAGTAAAAAGGAGAATCATGACATATTTATCAAATTG GGATCTGAGAAGGATAAGCGCAAAGAAGCAGCTGAAAAGGAAGAGAAAGCGAAGAAG TCTCTTACCATAAATGAGTTCCTGAAGCCTGCTGAAGGTGAGAGGTTCTATTCTGGAGGCCGTGGTCGTGGCCGTGGCCGTGGTTCGAGAGGTGGATATGGCGGTGGATACGCACCTAGCAACGTGGCAGCCCCATCCATCGAAGATCCCGGACAGTTCCCAACCCTGGGCGGTAAATGA